The Gossypium hirsutum isolate 1008001.06 chromosome D06, Gossypium_hirsutum_v2.1, whole genome shotgun sequence genome contains the following window.
ATTCGATGGAAGAGCATTGTTCTAAAGACTGGTTTGTCGAGGTAGGAAAGAGTTTGCTGTTAGAGTGCCTTACTTTCAACTCGTAGTAATACCCAGATTTGTGACCTATGGCTTGTATCCAATTTGATGGCCAAAATGTTTGCAGACTGTGACCCTGCTTTCTCTTATGTTTAAACACGAttgaatatgtttttttttctcttattgtgttttcagttTTTGTGTTGTCTTTTAGCGATGTGTGATTCTTTGCTTTCACTTCAATCACCCAGTTGTGCTTGAGCCTTTGCTTGGAATTTGGGCCATAGCATGAAGGTccagtttttctttttaatgctGCTTCCTAGAGTGTGGGAGTTGGTTTATTTATGCATCCAGAACGAAGTCTTCAGGAAATCCTTACTTAGATCTCAAACCCATGGTATCTAAGGGAGAGGCAAGTTCCAAATCCAATATTGTAGTTACTCTTTAGCCAATTGTTGCTAAAACAAAACTTCTCTCATCAAATTGATGCGGGCTGGgtgaaattttatataaatattccGACCCTTTTATCAACAATCTGGCTTTGCCTCTGTATGCATGACTTGATGGATTTTCTCTTGCTCCATCACATACTTCTACGGATGGAGATCAACAAATTGAGAATCTTGATTATGTTGTCTGTTTTTGTCGAGACCAATTAATACAGCATGCAATCATGCCTTTTGTGATCCGACGTTTGTCGTCGTAGCTCCCACCACCAAACTTGCATGGGACTCCCCGCACCATCTATGCAAATACAGTAGCCGCCCCACTTAATCTCGTCTGCTATCAAGTATGCAAACAAATTAGGTCAGACAACTAATGTTTGCCGACCGCAATCTCACAATCATTTTGAGGTCAAGCCCAATTTTATCTCTGCTACACCTGCTATACCCAACCAAGGTGCTTCTCATCatgtaaaattactttaaaaGTACATTTTCTTATATTGTCttcgtaaaaaaaaaaattactacataagggttaagggtttataacattttcttttaccgataaatgaatgtgtttttcttttaaattaatttcatctATTTTCTCAAACAATAAACTAAGACTAGGGAAGAGAAGCAAGACCCCTTTTTCCATcaaagtgacaaaaaggaaaaaaaattaattgctatAGCTTAAAGGCAAACTTgaccaaaataatgaaaaaaatgataaaattattattaaagtaaTATTCTCTCTATGTATAATGTAATAGACAAAATGTTAGTCCGATAACTCAAATTTTGTGTCAACAATTCTCTTTacctaaatattaaaaaattgaagaatttaactcattattttattattattattattttattttggtttacgtaaaatatatcaatcattaaaaacaaagaaTTTGGCAAACTATATATAAGATTAGCTAAGGAATAAGTGGTATAACATTTCCCCTACATTACCAAATCTTGGCCCTATTGGTGTCAGCTCAAGGTTAACCAACCAATTACCAACCCCCAAACCCCTACATCTCAGCCTTCTAATCTTGTTTAGAACATACGTTACACTCTAAGAACATGTTTATGAAATCTGAAAAATTGACCGAGAGAGTACTaaacaactttctttttttttgacaCAAAATTTGAGATGTTCAATAACTTTGCCACTCCAATTatgactattattatttttattaccgtTGCTTCATGAGTTTTACCCCTCCTATCATGGAAATGAAGGCAATTTTTTTGCAAATTCAATGGGTCTACCAATAAATGTAGTTATGTCCAATTCCTTCCTATAATTATCCTTACCCCTAGTGAAGATAATAACCATTGAATTCAATAATGAATGCCTTGAATAACCGGCTGAAGGTAGAATTGAAGCAAAGGAACCAACATTGCAGATAAAAAGACCTTAATTCAGGTAATACTAAGAGCCAAACTTGACAAAATATCTCGAGATCGATTTCCCAATCGGGGTGTTTCATGGTAACTACATTGAACCACAGTATGGAAATTCCTCTGGTCATGGAAATTCCTCTGGTCACGATCAAAGCCAACTTCATCTATACACCACATAACAATATACATTCAATTCCTAATCACCTTCATAAAGAAATCAAACAATATCAAACATCTGAACCTAATCGATAAAAACGAATTTACATGGGGTGATAATCCTATATTTTGTTCTTTTTGTGAAGTGCAACCCTTAATCCCCGTAGTGCTTGGTATGTATTTTCATGTTGGTTTGATTCACAAATTGACCGTGTAAACAAACTCTTATTTCAGGTGTATACTGCAAATCTCATCTAAACAGTTCTATCCTCTAAATCTAACGACAACACAAGATATGTCATCTTTACTGTCTCTTTTAACCGCTTCTGCAATTAGTTGTTTCGAAGCCTTCTGTGGGTCTTTAAACTTTTTTGCAATATCAACGGCCTCTTGATTACTCATCACCTGGATTAAGCATAtgcaaaaggaaaaataaatccTATAAAACTATTTCCAGCTCAATAAGGAGACATCAAGGTAAAATGTTTTTACCTTCCAAAGACCATCACTTGCAAGAATTAAAATATCTGTATCGTTATCTATGTCGGTCCATTGAATGTCGGGATCTGATCGTAGATGCGATTTAAGACTCTTGTCACCGAAAGCACGTGAAACTGCCAGTTGTCCATTAACTCTAGGAACATCTCCTGATAGCATGCACAAATAGCAAATTTAACAAATCATATTAGCAAATTAGAAATGCAGGGTTGTACTTTACGCAAGGAATATGATGGATATAAATCAACCAAATTAGAACCAAGACCTTAGTACCACTCAATAGTAGAAACCTAAAGTTTTCAGGCATCGATTTCTTTCTTAGTATCTTCACCATACAGGGCCAACAAACaagaatcaaaatgataaaacataTACAACATAATGGCGATTGGCAGTTTCCTTTTTGGTTGGCAATACCTAGATTCTGAATGCAATGGAACAGGGCATTTCAAACTTTTAGTGGCTTTAACATGACTGATGCATTTGTACTTCATAACCAACATAAAGACACAACAAGAAACAGAAACATAAAACAGAGTGCAGAACTTCACCAGTGATTTATATGTGAAAAAGGAAAGACAAAACACTTTATGGTTTACTACAAGGTTAGAAAAGCTGACAGAGATGATCTCTTCCTATGATTgcaaagaggctaagagctaaaTACAAGTATTAAGTATTAGAAGCTGCAAGACCACTTAAAAACACTCAGCAGATATGACCAAAAACATTCGTTGAGTTAGTAACATATATGAGTAGATGTGAACGAGCTCAAAGAATTAACTTCTAAAAACTGGAAGCAGTAGAAGACCTGGCATATTTGAGACGAATCCACCTCTGTTCTCAATGCTGCCTCGTTCAGTATTGGGTTCATGATCTGTTGTCATCTGTATTGCTTGACCCCCTCTAGAAAGAACAGCACGTGAATCTCCTACATTTGCCACCCATAGTTTTATTCCATTTATCAATATTGCAGTTACAGCAGTGGATCCACCACGACCCAAGTCTGAGCTTTGTGAAAGAATTGCCTGATCTGTTTTCTCATAAGCTTTGGAGATGGCTCTAGAGGGGTCAACCCAAAACTCTTCCTATAATAAGTGAGAAAATGTAAGCATGTGAtgtcttaaaaataataaaagcaaaCTATTTGAAAACGATATGGCACATCCGACCTCCTTTAGGATATTGGCAAATAAATGCTTCTGTAGATAGGATGGTATAGTATCTCCCAAATGACCATCGTAGATAGCAAAAAGCCCTAATTCGTGCTGTTGAATCTGCATGAACTTTGCCACATGATAATCCTCCATAGGATGATTAGCTTTCCCTTTTACTAGGCTGAAACCAAACTTTATCACACCCTCATAGCTTTTCCCCTTACCAGAACTCGAATACGGACGCCCTTCTCCAAGCTAAAATGACAAAATGAGAACAATAAATCTCATTGTGAACCACACATAGCCACATTGCATAAAAGCAACCTCATACTAATCCAGTTTTCAAAACCTTCAGTAATATTATCTTACGGAGAAAAAACATATTGATGACTCAAATCTAACATGAATAACCAAATCTTCATAATAAGCAGAATTATAGTAGAAACTTGGTATGAACACAAATTCATAAACTCCTAATTAGCACACACAAGAAACCTATTGAAATCAAGCAAGGAAACCTAAAAACTAACCACACAACCAAGATCCATAAACAACTAAAAGCTTGGTcacaattaatttaagttttatttaccaaaaaaaaaaaaaacatgggaTCATCATGAAAACTCTTAAAAACAGAAATATGGTTTACCTGAGATGAACTAAAGCAGCACAGTCGATCCATAGAAAACAAAATTCTACAAAACCTCTAATTTGACTTCACTAATTTCTCTTCAGCATCAAATTCTCGGTCACCTCTTTTtccaaactcaaactctgaagcatcaaaaaccccaaaaaaTATATCTATCATTAAAGGAAAACCCCCTTCAAACCACaaccctaaactctaaaaccCTGAAAGCCACaaaaaacagaagcaaaaaaACAAACTCTGGGTATTAAAGAATCACCGTGAAAAAGATCAATTCAAAGGCCAAAATATGGCCTTGCTTCTTCTGCTTCTAGGTGAAGCTGCTTGTATCATCTAAAAAagctctgtttttttttttccttcttttcttcttccactTGTTTGTagctcttcttcttcctcttcttcttgtTATAAGGAGCTTTTATTAGTTTGCACAAGCAattgaataaacaaaaaaaaggaaggggaaaaaaaaaGCGAGAGAGAGAGGGTGGGTGGACTCAAGAGGGGAACATTTTTGAAGCTTTTTTTGTGAAAGGGTAAAAATAATACTAcctttataatattataaatgaaaaaagcTTGGCAAGATGGAATCAAGCTTTTGGATATATGATTACATGTTTAAGGagtcttctccttcttcttcttcttctatgaCACCAAATAGTTTTCTGAGATATTAAAgtaaagaaattttttaattagtattaaaaaaagtttttattttatctaagaatttgatttaatttggttGAATATGTTTTAGGATTATGGATGTAATAATTTCTTTTTGGTGCTGCCAATAAAACCAGACTTCTTTGTGTTTGACTTTGCTGTTTTAGTCTGGTTTTCCACTTTTCCTTGTTTGGCACTTCATTTGTCTCTGCCCCATCTTTTCTCATTCTTCCGCGTTTCTTTTTTACCACTGCCAAACAGGGGATAAGTATATACCCTTTGTAGATTATTAGCCTGTCAAATGGTCTACCTATGAACTTACTCCCTGTACTTttcagaattttaaaatttagtccttctatgtatccaattagaattaaatttttgAATCAATATTAAAGTGAAACACATGAAACTTAATAGAATCCCATTTAAagtagggtaaactacaaaatagtcacttttgtttgcctcagattacattttagtcacttatgattgacatgttacgttttagtcactcacgttattgttttgttatgaaGTAGTCATTTTTCCGTTAAGCTCCGTTACTTTCATAACAgaaatcctacgtggcagtccaaatgggttttaaatgccaacttggatgtccaactGGGATGAGAATAGTTTTTCAgacaaaatggaaaacaaaaccaaaagaaaaaggagacAAACGATTTTTCTTTTCCAGTTCAaggtgtaattaatttaaaagttttaattaattaaaaacctatcTTGTCCCAATTGGACATcaaagttggcatttaaaactaatttggactgccacgtaggattgtcgttagggaggtaacggagcttGACGacagagtgaccacttcgtaacaaaacaatagcataagtgactaaaatgtaatgtaaggaaaataaaagtaactacttttatagtttaccctttaaagtattatcaaatgaatttaggattaaatttgaaaaattgaaagagTATTAAGGATAATGCGGAATTAAACCTTTCTTAATTAATTACAGGTGtaacaaaatttttcaaatataattaaaataagtaacaAGTGAGGTTATTATCCATTTGTTGACTGACTATTAACACAAtaagattatataaaaataaattatttattgtagtattaaaaactcaaaagaaaaagagaaagtcaAATTGCAATGTCCCACTTGAAGTAATGTATAAAGGAGAACTAACATCTTACGCGTAAATGCTTTATAAAAAGCTATTCCATATATTTACATACACGTCCTCATCTTAAATTAATATTATCAACATTTTCACTATTAAACTCTTCCCTAATTTTGTTATATACTCCTAATACAATCTCTTgattataatcaaaattaattgttCAGGTTCAGATCATCGGGATCAACTTCTTATTTCAGATCAATACCTTAACTGATTTTTGGTCCAATCAATTCGATTAACTGATTAGGCCCGTTCTAAAAACAGTAAGGATATCTCACAATTAATTCCAAAGTTAGTAAAGGTGCCGTAGAGGCCCCTATACtaggagttagattgtattttacctctcttattaaaaaaaagggtaaatttatTCTTGTATGTTAgataaaaaatttcatcaatttttactattaaaaattgtcATAGTTGACAGAATAATATGGTGAACcatatttatagtaaaaattGGATGATGTACATAAATTGATGGCGAATTCAATGATGCAAATCAACCTGTTTTAAAAGTACTAATTCTTTGTTTGAAATGTTTGTTTTTTCAAG
Protein-coding sequences here:
- the LOC121218236 gene encoding probable protein phosphatase 2C 9 isoform X2, whose product is MEDYHVAKFMQIQQHELGLFAIYDGHLGDTIPSYLQKHLFANILKEEEFWVDPSRAISKAYEKTDQAILSQSSDLGRGGSTAVTAILINGIKLWVANVGDSRAVLSRGGQAIQMTTDHEPNTERGSIENRGGFVSNMPGDVPRVNGQLAVSRAFGDKSLKSHLRSDPDIQWTDIDNDTDILILASDGLWKVMSNQEAVDIAKKFKDPQKASKQLIAEAVKRDSKDDISCVVVRFRG
- the LOC121218236 gene encoding probable protein phosphatase 2C 9 isoform X1, which codes for MDRLCCFSSSQLGEGRPYSSSGKGKSYEGVIKFGFSLVKGKANHPMEDYHVAKFMQIQQHELGLFAIYDGHLGDTIPSYLQKHLFANILKEEEFWVDPSRAISKAYEKTDQAILSQSSDLGRGGSTAVTAILINGIKLWVANVGDSRAVLSRGGQAIQMTTDHEPNTERGSIENRGGFVSNMPGDVPRVNGQLAVSRAFGDKSLKSHLRSDPDIQWTDIDNDTDILILASDGLWKVMSNQEAVDIAKKFKDPQKASKQLIAEAVKRDSKDDISCVVVRFRG